One Phoenix dactylifera cultivar Barhee BC4 chromosome 8, palm_55x_up_171113_PBpolish2nd_filt_p, whole genome shotgun sequence genomic window carries:
- the LOC120111457 gene encoding uncharacterized protein LOC120111457, with protein sequence MHLRSGRVASYLEFPLDMDSKIEALLKAIHDTNIQVQNTNAQVQANNAQIHDLTTMSTQVNARLDSIEASIQRVIESQKVSTPHLPGLDEDDTLEQILEQQGSVRQGNFDHRSVPGPHYAYPRPRGPGPIPPVDRVHRHTVDSREPRDPDEDVMRGIRVEAPTFDGRLDPKVFSDWLHEMDHFFEWYNLSEEKKVRFARMKLLGRAKLFWQNTEQLLTRRHQPAITDWVEMKEKLKEKYLPLSYQSDLLDRWNNLRQGSRTANEYIAQFDEFMMRSNVAEDERMILSRFRRGLNDELRKELVLREVSTLDQAYTFVQNYEQFSKSMFARRPDTRRVPTSAQPSGPRPPVGSVPPKPFSSPPIQNRDNKGKGILGEPPKPSSRIQCFKCQGFGHVASQCANPTLVIDTHEQQDDIDNLEEQIYEPNLDDIHDVEDETEEESHTLGCIRPTPQIIAHEPDRSTVNVVRCAITQPKETDDWRRTSIFHTYIKCGEKDCKVIIDSGSCINAISSSIVARLGLTPVSQPHSYKVSWIDTSSIHIKERCLVPIQILSYKDTVWCDVLPMDVGHLILGRPWLFDLDVTIYGRTNSCSFVFQGKKIKLNPLRPKTLNKSTDKSKSKGKELHILNPTEFERNIFKDSPVFALLVKELQPHLKSTLSAESLAILEEFKEVFPEDLPDHLPPLRDIQHAIDLVPGATLPNLPHYRMNPSDHAELLKQINELLQKGFIRESLSPCAVPALLTPKKDGTWRMCVDSRAINRITVKYRFPIPRLDDMLDMMAGASIFSKIDLKSGYHQIRIRPGDEWKTAFKTKDGLYEWLVMPFGLSNAPSTFMRVMTQVLRPFMGKFLVVYFDDILIYSHTKEQHLGHLRQVCTTLRNESLYANLKKCSFFTTHVNFLGYIVSSEGLSADPAKITAIVEWPEPKNITDIRSFHGLATFYRRFIKGFSTLMSPITDCLKRGDFQWTRAAAKAFNDIKTKMTEAPVMRLPDFNKVFEVECDASGLGIGGVLSQERHPIAYFSEKLNEARQRYSTYDKEFYAIVQALRYWRHYLLPNEFVLYSDHEALRFLNSQKKLNHRHAKWVQFLQDYTFVLKHMSGAANKAADALSRRVTLLSAMSVSITGFDRLKLDYLSCPDFGQLYNALADGQGPLIDGVYLQDGYLIKASKLCIPRTSVRDFLIWEVHAGGLSGHFGRDKTIEEVERQFFWPSLKRDVAKIVGQCRTCQLAKHKK encoded by the coding sequence GATACCCTAGAACAAATCCTAGAACAACAAGGTTCGGTTCGGCAGGGCAACTTTGATCATAGGTCTGTTCCAGGTCCCCATTATGCCTACCCTCGCCCTAGAGGACCTGGTCCCATTCCTCCTGTTGATAGAGTTCACCGACATACCGTAGACTCTAGAGAGCCTCGTGACCCTGATGAAGATGTAATGCGAGGCATTAGGGTTGAAGCCCCCACTTTCGATGGTCGTCTTGATCCGAAGGTCTTCTCCGATTGGCTACACGAAATGGATcacttctttgagtggtacaATCTGTCGGAGGAGAAAAAGGTCCGATTCGCTAGAATGAAACTCCTTGGTCGAGCCAAGTTGTTTTGGCAAAACACCGAACAACTGTTAACCAGGAGACATCAACCCGCTATTACCGATTGggtagagatgaaagaaaaattaaaagaaaaataccttccaTTAAGTTATCAATCTGACCTCTTAGATCGATGGAACAATTTAAGACAAGGTAGTCGCACAGCTAATGAATACATCGCCCAATTTGATGAATTTATGATGCGTAGTAATGTAGCTGAAGATGAACGTATGATCTTGAGCCGATTTCGACGAGGCCTAAATGACGAGCTTCGGAAAGAACTTGTCCTTCGTGAAGTGTCCACCTTAGACCAAGCCTATACATTTGTGCAAAATTATGAACAATTCTCCAAATCTATGTTTGCTAGGCGCCCTGACACCAGGCGGGTCCCCACTAGTGCCCAACCATCTGGACCCAGACCCCCAGTCGGTTCTGTCCCTCCTAAACCCTTTTCTTCTCCACCTATCCAAAACCGAGATAATAAAGGCAAAGGAATTTTAGGTGAACCTCCAAAACCAAGCTCACGAATTCAGTGCTTTAAATGCCAAGGGTTTGGTCACGTTGCCTCCCAATGTGCAAATCCGACCCTAGTTATTGACACACATGAACAGCAGGATGACATAGATAATTTGGAGGAACAAATTTATGAGCCTAATTTAGATGATATTCACGATGTCGAAGACGAAACTGAGGAAGAATCACACACTTTAGGTTGTATCCGACCTACTCCCCAGATAATTGCCCACGAACCTGACCGATCCACTGTGAATGTAGTAAGGTGTGCAATTACCCAGCCTAAAGAGACTGATGACTGGAGACGAACCTCAATTTTCCACACTTACATTAAATGCGGCGAAAAAGACTGTAAAGTTATTATTGATAGCGGGAGCTGCATTAATGCGATATCTTCCAGCATTGTCGCCCGCTTGGGTCTGACCCCTGTGTCCCAACCTCACTCTTATAAGGTCTCCTGGATCGACACGTCGTCCATTCACATTAAGGAACGGTGTCTTGTACCTATTCAAATCCTCTCTTATAAAGACACTgtctggtgtgacgtactcccAATGGACGTAGGTCATCTGATATTAGGTAGGCCTTGGTTGTTCGATCTCGATGTCACCATCTACGGTCGAACTAACTCTTGCTCCTTTGTATTCCAGGGTAAAAAGATTAAGCTTAATCCTTTACGGCCCAAAACGCTCAATAAGAGTACAGACAAGAGTAAATCAAAGGGGAAGGAACTGCATATCCTTAACCCCACGGAATTTGAGAGGAACATCTTTAAGGACTCTCCGGTGTTTGCCCTGCTAGTTAAAGAACTTCAGCCACATCTTAAAAGCACATTATCGGCTGAATCCCTCGCTATTCTCGAGGAGTTCAAAGAAGTTTTTCCGGAAGACCTTCCAGATCATTTACCCCCTTTGCGTGATATTCAGCACGCCATTGACCTAGTCCCGGGAGCTACCCTTCCTAACCTGCCCCATTATCGGATGAACCCTTCTGATCATGCAGAGCTCCTAAAGCAAATTAACGAGCTTTTACAAAAGGGATTTATTCGAGAGAGTCTAAGTCCTTGTGCCGTACCTGCCCTTCTTACTCCAAAAAAAGATGGGACTTGGCGAATGTGTGTAGACAGTCGGGCTATTAATAGAATCACGGTCAAATACCGTTTTCCTATTCCCCGGCTCGACGATATGCTGGATATGATGGCAGGTGCCTCGATTTTCTCCAAGATTGACTTAAAAAGTGGCTACCATCAAATCCGGATTCGTCCGGGAGATGAATGGAAGACAGCCTTCAAGACAAAAGATGGCCTCTATGAGTGGCTGGTAATGCCTTTCGGCCTCTCAAACGCTCCAAGTACATTTATGCGAGTGATGACTCAAGTACTCCGACCTTTTATGGGCAAATTTTTAGTCGTGTACTTTGATGATATCCTTATTTATAGTCACACTAAGGAGCAACATTTAGGCCATTTAAGGCAAGTTTGTACGACTTTACGCAACGAGAGCCTCTATGCTAACCTTAAGAAGTGTTCATTTTTCACTACTCACGTAAACTTCTTAGGGTATATCGTCTCCTCTGAAGGTTTATCTGCTGATCCTGCGAAAATCACCGCAATTGTTGAATGGCCTGAACCTAAGAATATTACTGACATCCGTAGTTTTCACGGCCTGGCCACATTTTACCGTCGTTTCATTAAGGGCTTCAGTACACTTATGTCACCTATCACTGATTGTCTTAAACGAGGTGATTTTCAGTGGACACGCGCAGCCGCTAAAGCATTTAATGACATTAAGACAAAAATGACGGAAGCGCCAGTTATGCGACTCCCTGATTTTAACAAAGTTTTTGAGGTGGAATGTGATGCATCTGGCTTAGGAATAGGTGGTGTGCTTAGTCAAGAACGTCATCCTATAGCCTATTTTAGTGAAAAGCTGAATGAGGCTAGACAACGATATTCCACCTATGACAAGGAATTTTATGCCATAGTCCAGGCCCTACGGTATTGGCGACATTATCTCCTTCCTAATGAATTTGTTCTCTATTCTGACCATGAAGCACTTCGTTTTCTTAATTCCCAGAAAAAACTTAATCATCGACATGCCAAGTGGGTTCAGTTCCTCCAGGATTACACTTTTGTCCTCAAGCATATGTCCGGTGCTGCGAACAAAGCTGCTGATGCGTTAAGTCGTCGAGTAACTCTGTTGTCCGCCATGTCTGTTTCCATCACCGGTTTTGATAGACTTAAGCTCGATTACTTGTCTTGTCCAGATTTTGGCCAACTCTATAATGCCCTTGCTGATGGACAAGGACCTTTGATTGATGGTGTTTATCTACAAGACGGGTACTTGATCAAAGCTTCCAAGCTCTGCATTCCGCGCACTTCCGTGCGCGATTTCTTGATCTGGGAAGTACATGCCGGTGGTCTCTCTGGACATTTTGGCCGTGATAAGACCATAGAAGAAGTTGAACGTCAATTTTTTTGGCCAAGTTTGAAACGGGATGTTGCTAAAATTGTGGGACAGTGTCGCACGTGTCAACTGGCTAagcacaaaaaataa